In the genome of Methanomassiliicoccales archaeon, the window AGGGAGATGAGCCTCGCGCCTAGATTGGCGGTGAGCAGGGCGGTCAGGTTGGGAGCGGTCTCCTCCATGCGCTTCTGCACGTACACCTCCAGCTTGGCCTTGGTCTCGTAGAGCTCCGCCAGCGACAATGCAAGGTCCTGCACCACCGAGACGTCTTCGTCCAAGAGCTCCGCCCCCACCGACTCTAGCTGCACGCCAATGGCCTTGAGGATTTCTTCCCTCTCCCCGTGGCGAGCGATCAGCTGGGCGTACTCCGCATCCTTCACGTAGTCGGCCATTTCCGGGAAGTGCAATCCATACCATTCGTGCAGCCGCTCGCTCATGATGTTGATGTTCTCGTTGAGGTCATCGATAGCCCGGATCGCTTGCACGACGTGTCTGTCCGGCCTGACTGGCTCCCGAGTGCGGACCTTGCCCAGCTCCACCATTACCTGCTGCATCAGCTCCATGGAAAAACCGTAGTCTTCGGGCTTGATGTACGAGGAATCGTACACCACTGGCTTCCCCAGCTTGGAAAGCCGAGGATCGGCCACCTGCACCCTCTTGCCCGCCAATTGCGCCTCTTCAGGCAGTATCTCACCCCGCTGCACCAAGGCCAGCTTGGAGGCGATGAGCTTGTGCTCCTTCTCGAAGAGGGTGGACTTCCGCACCCTCTCCTTATCGCACAGGAAGACCCCGAACCATTTGGTGACGATGATCATAGATTCCCCTCACTTCTCCTTAGCCATAAGTGCTAGGATCCTATCCGCTTCTTCCTTGGGCAAGGATCTCAATCCCATTGTACCGGCGCTTCGGACCTGCAGCTCCGCCAGGAACTCCAGGGTCTCCATGCGGTAGAACGCCTCGCCCAGGTCGCGGCCGACCACGATGGCCCCGTGGTTCTCCAGGAGGAAGGCGTTGCCCTTGGTCGATGTCTCTCGCAGACGCCGAGCCAGCTCCTCCGTTCCTGGGGTGGCATAGGGTACCAGGGGCACCTCCGCGCCCAGGACCATCAGACCCTCCGGCGTCAGGTCCGGGCGTGGCTTCTCCCCTGCGCATGCTAGGATGGTCGAGAACAAGGGGTGGCAATGGACCACTGCCCCCACGTCCTCCCGGCAGCGGTACATCTCCAGGTGGAACGGGGTCTCCATGGAAGGCTTGCCTCCGGAAGTGACCCTCCCAGCCAAGATATCCATGCGCACCAGATCGTACTCGCGCATCATGCCTTTGCATGCGCCCGAGGGGGTGATCACCATGGCGTCGTCGCTCACCCGGGCGCTTATGTTGCCTGACGTGCCAACGGTCAGCTTGCGCTCGTAGAGCATCTTCCCATAGCGCACGATGTCCCTTCGCACTTCCCATTCGATCTTCATATCCTGGCCCCCTTCACCCTGGTGATCTCATCCGGAACGAGAACGCCCACCTCCGTGATGAAACCTGCCACGTACCGATGGGGTGTCATGTCGAATGAGGGGTTCAAGGCATGGCTGCCCTCCGGCGCGATTTGCACGTCCTCCAAGAAGGTCACCTCCTCCTCTGCCCGGTCCTCTATGACGATGTCCTTGCCGCTCTCAAGGGCGAAATCGAAAGTGGAAATGGGCGCGGCCACGTAGAAGGGGATGCCCAGCTCCTTGGCCAGGACCGCTTTCTCGAAGGTGCCGATCTTGTTGGCGAAATCTCCGTTCAAGGCCACTCGGTCCGCTCCCACGATGACCATATCCACTCCCTTGCGCATGAAGTGGCCGGATGCTCCGTCGACGATGATGCTGTGCGGTATGCCCTCGTTCCTCAGTTCGTAGGCGGTGAGCTTCATGCCTTGGAGCCGGGGCCTGGTCTCTGAAACGTAGACGAATATTCTCTTGCCCTGTCGGTGAGCGACCCGGATGGGTGCGAGCGCCGTGCCGTAGTCCACCGTTGCCAATGCACCGGCGTTGCAATGGGTCATGATCTTGCTTCCATCCTTGATAAGCCTGGCGCCCTGCTCTCCGATGGAGCGGCACTTGTCTACGATGCGCTCCGCATAGCGTTCCGCGACCTTGCCGGCCTCCTCCCCCGCTCGGATGCGTTCCAGCATGAAGTCCACGGCGAAGAAGAGGTCGAAGGCGGTCGGTCTGGAGGCCTTGAGCACTTTGCCCGCTTCATCCGCATCCCTTCCGTTCATCGAGGCCAAAGCCATTCCGTAGGCCGCCGCCACGCCTATGGCCGGAGCGCCGCGCACGGTCATGTTGCGGATAGCCTCCGCCACCTGCTCCTCGGAACGGAACGAAACGATCTCGAATCGATGGGGAAGGAGGCGCTGGTCGATCATCTTGACCTCCGCTCCCTCGAGCCAAACCGCCCTGAATTCTTTGGCGCCTTCGCCAGTGACGATCCTCAGACGCTCACCGGGGATAAACCCGCTAGGCCATAGAAAAAGATTGCATTCGGGCAGGGCCGAGGTTTAATATCGCCTAATGCATTTGAACCCTGCCGGGTCGCTTGGGACTATGAACGAGAAGAAGACCGACGCTTTCGATGTATATTCGACGTCGACTGGTCTACGGCAGATTTCCAACCCCGTGAGGCAGAAAATCCTTAGCGAGCTGCAACGCAGGGACCTGAGCCTGAGCGAGATCGCCGTCTTGACCGGCAAGGCCCAGTCCACTCTGTCGGTACACCTGGACAAGATGGTCAAGGAAGGCCTTATCGGCTACCGGGACGACCCGAACGACAATCGGCGCAAGATCTTCTATCTGGTCTCCAGGCCGATCGGCAGCTCGGTGGTGCCGCGCGAGGACCTGATGAAGCAGGTGGAGAACACCATCTCCCGCAGCATCGGCACGCCAAGCACATTCCTCAAAGGGGTCGTCCGTTCCATCGTCATTGGCATGGAGGCCATCGGGTTCAACATGGACCCGGTGCTCAAGGATATAGGCCGGCAGATAGGGCGGGAGATCTCCAAGCGGATGAAGTCCAACAACGTGGAGGGCATCATCACCGAAGTGAAGGAGTTCTTCAAGCAGCACGAACTGGGCGAGGTGAACGTCTACGCGCTGCATCCCGTCACCCTGATCATCAAGGACGAGTACGACTGCTCCAAGGCGCCGGACGTGGGGAAGACCCTCTGCTTGATGAACGAGGGCATCCTCGAGGCCATTTTCGAATCGCGCATGGGCATACCAGCAAGGGTAACCAAGGCGGAGACGTTCGGTTCCGGCTTCAACTTCTGCAAGTACGTCATCGAGCCAGGGCTGTAAGCCTTGGTCCCTGGACGTGCATTGGGCAAGGCGAACTCAAGACCGCACGTTTTTTATGCCCCGTTCCAATCCCCAAGCATGGAGCGTTCGGAGATGCACAGCCTCTACGAGATGTTCGACGAGATCGACGAGGAGATGGTCTTGGTCCTGGATTGCATCAGCGACATCCGGGAGATGGTGGAGAAGGGCCAGAAGAAGAAGGCCCTTGAGACTCTGGTGGAGCTCGAGGATAGGCTAGAGGCCTTCCTGACCTTCCCTGATGATGAGGAGGACGAAGAGGATGAGGAAGAGGAGAGCGGCGAGGACAAGGAAGAGAAGGGCTAGTCCTCCTCCTCGGCAAGCCTGATCACGCCTCAACCGGACCGGCGCCTATCTCTTGATGCGATACACCTGGGCGTCCTTGGTCCTCACCCTTTCTATTGCCTTCTTTGCCTCCAGGTCCAGCTTCACCGCTTCCGCGTACCAGGGTATCGAGCCTTCGAACTTGCTTTCCAGTCTCGATTCCACGCACCGGGTTAGCTCCATGTGATTCAGAGGCTTGTTCCTAAGACAGTCAAGGATGACCTGGCGCATCTGGTCATACTTGTCCTTGGAGATGTTGACACCCTTCTTCCCCTGAGGATGCTTCGTAAGGATCTTCTCGTCCGCCATGGAGCAACCATCCCGTTGCGTCGCATATTATGCTTTCAGAGAGGTCGGAGCATCGGGAACGTGAATGTCATGCATCGCTACCTACGGGTGGTGGCAGTAGAGTCTGTGGCCATATGGATGAGATCGACCTTCACCTCCTCTGTGGACAGATCTCTTGATACTCAGAAACGGCAGGCGATGTGGAGAATGAGTGGGCTCAGCCAGATTCGAACTGGCGAACTTCTGCGTGTCAAGCAGACGTCATAACCGCTAGACCATGAGCCCCTGTGGATTCTGCTGTAACCTTTTCGACACTATATGCCTTTCGCTGGCCTCTGAGCGTCATCGTTCAGCGTCGACCAGATGCGGCCAAGACAGCAGTGCGTTCGATAGTGCATTCGCGCCGCGCCCTTGATTTGGTGAGCCTCGAAGATCTCGACTAGGCGATTCATCATCTCCTCGTGCTTCGCCTCACCGGGAGCAGGCAGATAGGAGACCGAGCTGACCAGGTTGCACAGCTCCTCGAGCCCCAGCCCCCTTTCGAATGAGAAGGTCAAATGCTCGAACGGCAGATCCCCGAACATCCGCTCTGGACGTTTCTTCTTGCTCTCTATATCCCCCCTTCCTTTCTCAAAATCGTCCACCAGCCGGGCGTACGCCTCGTCGAACGCCTCTTCCTTTCCCATCCGTTCGTTCCACACCAGGATGAGGTATGACCCCGGCCTGGAGATCCTCCGGAACTCTCTCATTGCCGGCAAGGGGTCGAACCAATGGAACGCCTGCGCCGCCGTGACCGCATCAACGGTCTCAGGAGGCAGGGGTATCTCCTCGGCCTTCCCCGCCACGCTGTAGAACCTTGGCTCGTCTCTAAGCTCCTCCTCCGCTATCGACCTCATGTCCCGATTCGGTTCCACGCCGAAGACCCTCATCCCTCTTTCCAGCAGCTGTCTGGTGAAGATGCCAGTGCCCGATCCGATATCGGCGACGACCGCACCCTCCCATAGCGCCTTCGCCCGGAGCAGATGTTCGAAGAGCTCGCCAGGGTACTGCGGTCGGCCTTTGGCATAGGAACGCGCTCTGCCACTGAATCGTTCCGTGGTCGATGTTTCCGTCCTCATCCTCACACCCTTCATTCGCTAACCAGGTTTATGTTGTTGCGCAGTCCTTTTATCTCTGAATCGGTTTCGGCAAAGAGGTAATGGGATGCCAGAGATACTACTCTTCACCAAGCCCGGCTGCGAGAAGTGCGACTACGTGAAGGAACGCCTGCCTCCAGGATTGAAGGTGAACATTTTGGACATGGAATCCGCCGACGGAATGGCCGAGGCCGCCTACTACGAGTTGCTCAGCAAGTACACCCCCATCCTGGTGGTCGATGACCAGGTCGTCGAGGGCGCCATCAACATATTGCAGAAGCTCAAGTCCGTCGCAGGCTGCGACGGCATTTAATACTCCTAGCCAATCTCACCAGCAGGATGATCGCGCTAGGCATCGAGGGCACGGCGCACACCGTGGGCGTGGGCATCGTCGACGAGCGAGGCTGCGTTCTAGCCAACGAGATTAAGATGTATAAGCCGGAGACCGGAGGAATACATCCCCGGGAAGCGGCCAACCATCACGCCGAGCACGTGGTGCCGATGATCGCCAAGGCGGTCCAGGCGGCAAACCTTTCGCTGAAGGACATCGAGCTCGTGACCTTCTCTCAAGGCCCGGGCCTGGGGCCATGCTTGCGCACCGTGGCCACGGCCGCTCGTGCACTGTCCCTCAAGCTCAAGACCCCCATAATGGGCGTGAATCACTGCATCGCCCACCTGGAGATCGGGCGCATCAAGACGCCTGCCAGGGACCCGGTGCTTCTCTATGCGTCGGGAGGAAACACCCAGGTCATCGCTTTCGCCAACGGCCGCTATCGCATTTTCGGCGAGACCCTGGACATAGGCATCGGCAATATGCTGGACAAGCTCGGACGAGAGATCGGGCTGGGATATTACGCCGGTCCGAAGATTGAGAAGGCGGCGAAGGACGGTAAGAAGCTGCTCGACATCCCCTACTCCGTCAAAGGCATGGACATGGCCTTCTCTGGCATACTCACCGCCTGCCTCGCGTTCAGAGACAAAGGGGAGAGCATCGAGGACATATGCTACTCCGTTCAAGAGACCTGTTTCGCCATGCTCGCCGAGGTGACGGAGAGGGCCATGGCGCACGTGGAGAAGAACGAGGTGCTCCTGGGCGGAGGCGTGGTACAGAACAAGCGCCTGCAGGAGATGGTGGATAGGATGGCCCAGGACCGAGGAGCGAAGATGTTCGTTCCGGACCGCTCGCTGTGCGTGGACAATGGGGCAATGATAGCTTGGACGGGGCTGGTCATGCATCTCGCTGGGGTAAGGATGAGCATCGATGAGACCGTTGTCAATCAGAGATACCGCACCGATGAAGTGGATGTGACCTGGCGGGATTAGATTGGCTTGAGGGCCGCTTTCTTGGCCTTCTGATCGCCTACGATGGAATCCAATCTAGTTAGGAATTCCGTCTCCTTTCCCTTGGGTATGGTGGCTCCGCTTGCCACCGCATGACCGCCGCCGACTCCTCCCACAGACTGAGCCGCTTCCCGCAGGGCCACGGCCAAATCCACGCCCTTCTCCAGGATGCGGAAGCTGGCCCGGGAGGATACCCGGATCACGTCATGATGGATCGAGAGTGTGATGGTCGGCTTATCGCAGTCCCCCACGAACTGCATCGTCAGCCCCGCCAGAACGCCGGAGAGCGAAGTATTGGTGCTCTCGAACCACTGGATGTTCTGCATCCGGGTGACGCCCTTCTTGATGATCGCCTTCATGGCAGAGATGATGGCATCCTTGTACTGCCGCCTCAGCTCTTCCGCCGCCGAAAGGGCCTTGGCGTCCCGGAGGGTCAGAGCCACTCCGATCCCTTCCTTATCCGTGCGCCCGCAGGCGTTCAGGAGCTGTGCCAAATCTTCCCCGTAGAGATTCCAGGAGGGGAAGAAGTAGCGCTCGGCGATGAGCTCCTCTAGGGCGCTGGTGGTGCAGCCCTGCTTCAGCAAGTGCAGCGCGACCAACGAGGAGAGCGCTCGCCTCTGATTCTCGTTCAACTGCTCCAACGAGGAATCCTCGGGGATCTTGGCCTCTCTCAGCAACGCTTTGGCACCTTCCAGGTCACCGCTCACGCCGATCATGTAGGGGTCGTTGCGGTCCGCCAGGGACTCGGCCAACTTGCCCTCGGGCAGCAGGGAGCCAGATCGTACCTCCACCAAATGCCTTTGGAGGCCGTTCTGGAGCAGGTAGAGGTTGATGCCGCTCAACCCTCTGATATGCTGTCGATCTCCGATTATTCCAGCGAAAGCGATCGGCAACAGGTCCCAGTTCCTCTCGTCCATGGCTAGGGCGAAGAGCATGCTCACCGCCCCGGCGCAACCGGAGGCCATGCCTTCGATGCCGAAGAGGTGGGG includes:
- a CDS encoding class I SAM-dependent methyltransferase; its protein translation is MRTETSTTERFSGRARSYAKGRPQYPGELFEHLLRAKALWEGAVVADIGSGTGIFTRQLLERGMRVFGVEPNRDMRSIAEEELRDEPRFYSVAGKAEEIPLPPETVDAVTAAQAFHWFDPLPAMREFRRISRPGSYLILVWNERMGKEEAFDEAYARLVDDFEKGRGDIESKKKRPERMFGDLPFEHLTFSFERGLGLEELCNLVSSVSYLPAPGEAKHEEMMNRLVEIFEAHQIKGAARMHYRTHCCLGRIWSTLNDDAQRPAKGI
- a CDS encoding ArsR family transcriptional regulator, with protein sequence MRQKILSELQRRDLSLSEIAVLTGKAQSTLSVHLDKMVKEGLIGYRDDPNDNRRKIFYLVSRPIGSSVVPREDLMKQVENTISRSIGTPSTFLKGVVRSIVIGMEAIGFNMDPVLKDIGRQIGREISKRMKSNNVEGIITEVKEFFKQHELGEVNVYALHPVTLIIKDEYDCSKAPDVGKTLCLMNEGILEAIFESRMGIPARVTKAETFGSGFNFCKYVIEPGL
- a CDS encoding bifunctional N(6)-L-threonylcarbamoyladenine synthase/serine/threonine protein kinase, encoding MIALGIEGTAHTVGVGIVDERGCVLANEIKMYKPETGGIHPREAANHHAEHVVPMIAKAVQAANLSLKDIELVTFSQGPGLGPCLRTVATAARALSLKLKTPIMGVNHCIAHLEIGRIKTPARDPVLLYASGGNTQVIAFANGRYRIFGETLDIGIGNMLDKLGREIGLGYYAGPKIEKAAKDGKKLLDIPYSVKGMDMAFSGILTACLAFRDKGESIEDICYSVQETCFAMLAEVTERAMAHVEKNEVLLGGGVVQNKRLQEMVDRMAQDRGAKMFVPDRSLCVDNGAMIAWTGLVMHLAGVRMSIDETVVNQRYRTDEVDVTWRD
- a CDS encoding ribosomal biogenesis protein produces the protein MIIVTKWFGVFLCDKERVRKSTLFEKEHKLIASKLALVQRGEILPEEAQLAGKRVQVADPRLSKLGKPVVYDSSYIKPEDYGFSMELMQQVMVELGKVRTREPVRPDRHVVQAIRAIDDLNENINIMSERLHEWYGLHFPEMADYVKDAEYAQLIARHGEREEILKAIGVQLESVGAELLDEDVSVVQDLALSLAELYETKAKLEVYVQKRMEETAPNLTALLTANLGARLISLAGGLGRLATLPSSTVQLLGAEKAMFLHLRSGKAPPKHGIIFQHPAVHRAPYWQRGKVSRTLGAKATIAARVDFYKGEFIGERLKAEMEKRVEEIKQKYPEPPKKGRGREQASGERRQAHYKKRT
- the mtnA gene encoding S-methyl-5-thioribose-1-phosphate isomerase codes for the protein MRIVTGEGAKEFRAVWLEGAEVKMIDQRLLPHRFEIVSFRSEEQVAEAIRNMTVRGAPAIGVAAAYGMALASMNGRDADEAGKVLKASRPTAFDLFFAVDFMLERIRAGEEAGKVAERYAERIVDKCRSIGEQGARLIKDGSKIMTHCNAGALATVDYGTALAPIRVAHRQGKRIFVYVSETRPRLQGMKLTAYELRNEGIPHSIIVDGASGHFMRKGVDMVIVGADRVALNGDFANKIGTFEKAVLAKELGIPFYVAAPISTFDFALESGKDIVIEDRAEEEVTFLEDVQIAPEGSHALNPSFDMTPHRYVAGFITEVGVLVPDEITRVKGARI
- a CDS encoding class II aldolase/adducin family protein; translated protein: MKIEWEVRRDIVRYGKMLYERKLTVGTSGNISARVSDDAMVITPSGACKGMMREYDLVRMDILAGRVTSGGKPSMETPFHLEMYRCREDVGAVVHCHPLFSTILACAGEKPRPDLTPEGLMVLGAEVPLVPYATPGTEELARRLRETSTKGNAFLLENHGAIVVGRDLGEAFYRMETLEFLAELQVRSAGTMGLRSLPKEEADRILALMAKEK
- a CDS encoding DHH family phosphoesterase; translated protein: MDGEPLPQPLFSLLSNAAQEVSRQSEVVVLSHYDADGISAAGILCNALLRANKRLHLTLVKSLDDATIKEVGEGAKCLILADMGSGNLPALEALGAKVVVLDHHKTVGDSTKVLHINPHLFGIEGMASGCAGAVSMLFALAMDERNWDLLPIAFAGIIGDRQHIRGLSGINLYLLQNGLQRHLVEVRSGSLLPEGKLAESLADRNDPYMIGVSGDLEGAKALLREAKIPEDSSLEQLNENQRRALSSLVALHLLKQGCTTSALEELIAERYFFPSWNLYGEDLAQLLNACGRTDKEGIGVALTLRDAKALSAAEELRRQYKDAIISAMKAIIKKGVTRMQNIQWFESTNTSLSGVLAGLTMQFVGDCDKPTITLSIHHDVIRVSSRASFRILEKGVDLAVALREAAQSVGGVGGGHAVASGATIPKGKETEFLTRLDSIVGDQKAKKAALKPI